The Vallicoccus soli genome window below encodes:
- a CDS encoding DUF6308 family protein: MSPSALRSVSELRPCGDRHLADYLDPTGGRAYWTYDQPSEPDTLTPLDCLAPTLLSLRLTFDNVVPLFQPAGPHAELRRCMQAVLGLPPVSFLELDLADPARPWATVRRAMIASEHVPWWTAVSVSKVLHRKRPDLVPVYDSQVFAFYFGCPHSGRGAPGRFWPRLQSDLREQWALVDAWRHRHQPPEGPRLTLLRVADIVIWEHQVTGCSAA, translated from the coding sequence ATGTCACCGTCGGCACTCCGCAGCGTGTCCGAACTCCGACCCTGCGGCGACCGGCACCTCGCCGACTACCTCGATCCCACCGGCGGCCGGGCGTATTGGACGTACGACCAGCCGAGCGAGCCTGACACGTTGACGCCGCTCGACTGCTTGGCGCCGACGCTCCTGTCTCTACGCCTGACCTTCGACAACGTCGTCCCGCTCTTCCAGCCCGCTGGGCCGCACGCCGAGCTGCGCCGGTGTATGCAGGCGGTGCTCGGTCTCCCGCCGGTCAGTTTTCTCGAACTCGACCTCGCTGACCCCGCCAGGCCATGGGCGACGGTGCGTCGAGCGATGATCGCCTCGGAGCACGTGCCTTGGTGGACTGCTGTGTCAGTTAGCAAGGTGCTGCATCGAAAGCGCCCCGACCTCGTGCCCGTCTACGACAGTCAGGTCTTCGCGTTCTACTTCGGTTGCCCGCACAGCGGGCGGGGGGCGCCCGGACGGTTCTGGCCCCGGCTTCAGTCGGATCTTAGGGAACAGTGGGCTCTCGTCGATGCGTGGCGGCACCGTCACCAGCCGCCCGAAGGCCCGCGGCTCACCCTCCTACGTGTCGCAGACATCGTTATCTGGGAGCACCAGGTGACGGGCTGCTCGGCGGCTTAG